In Desulfovibrio inopinatus DSM 10711, the following are encoded in one genomic region:
- a CDS encoding molecular chaperone TorD family protein, whose protein sequence is MLNKTQLITGAAALRDFFASINANDIHAAADSISRVFTIPLDPATLWIDVEYEFNRLFVGPAAVPAPPYASAYLNEPTLMGSPAMEMRNAYRRLGLTVPNPNATPDDHLSFELDAYIAIESLAQEDADGGILKKWLVCEHMNGWVPLFVEAVRRLLDVSAPITMAIDALSLWLVHAISDADALEA, encoded by the coding sequence ATGCTAAATAAAACACAACTCATCACAGGAGCTGCCGCACTTCGAGATTTTTTCGCGTCCATCAATGCGAACGATATACATGCCGCAGCCGATTCCATTTCGCGCGTGTTCACCATACCACTCGATCCGGCAACACTTTGGATTGATGTCGAATACGAGTTCAATCGGCTCTTTGTCGGTCCTGCGGCTGTTCCTGCGCCCCCCTACGCATCTGCATATTTGAATGAGCCGACACTTATGGGTTCTCCGGCCATGGAGATGCGAAATGCCTATCGTCGTCTCGGGCTGACAGTCCCCAATCCAAACGCCACACCCGACGATCATCTGTCTTTTGAATTGGATGCCTACATCGCCATTGAAAGCCTGGCACAGGAGGATGCGGATGGAGGCATTTTGAAGAAGTGGCTCGTCTGTGAACACATGAACGGGTGGGTTCCCCTCTTTGTGGAGGCGGTGAGAAGACTGCTCGACGTCAGTGCCCCCATTACCATGGCGATAGACGCGCTCTCGCTCTGGTTGGTCCATGCCATATCCGACGCGGATGCATTGGAAGCATAA
- a CDS encoding helix-turn-helix domain-containing protein, whose protein sequence is MQNTPEHKQYWEMVTSLEQEQHFFLERWSLRMAQAGYLEHTTAKRLDCLQALNDFLAPMRQHWDTGMMPPDFSWLIQHNDQWGHPQIASARRHRMRGVTADMYLGCFKTFIHSLIDVIERMDGSYEDKVLARRHIKLYGDALEVLFVQDWTTTLPDVTARKLDEANRLLTLEKCRYENILNATSDLIFVVENNGMVMNVNEAVKAVIAEEHVQGMTIWTVLAMEGQSMKDVLKYYPLGIFHEISPFDNDIIYRMQINSIGSVSMASNEYMIMLTNITAHAIQRETLERVVSERTEALRREKEHLEEMNITLRNVLQSIDKEREQILNEISSKVNNLVLPALDRIVHEEDSGIRKGYITVAKDQLRRLAPGSDASDPGLLKLTHMETRVCQFIQAGHPSKDIATSLNISVETVQTHRKNIRRKLNLHGKGVSLYAHLKTLGLSS, encoded by the coding sequence ATGCAGAACACGCCCGAACACAAGCAATATTGGGAGATGGTGACATCTCTTGAGCAAGAACAACATTTTTTCCTTGAACGTTGGTCTCTTCGCATGGCGCAAGCCGGATACCTTGAACATACGACCGCAAAACGCCTGGATTGCTTGCAAGCACTCAACGATTTTCTCGCTCCCATGCGGCAACATTGGGATACAGGCATGATGCCCCCCGACTTCTCCTGGCTCATTCAGCACAACGATCAATGGGGACATCCGCAAATCGCCTCGGCAAGACGGCATCGCATGCGCGGCGTCACCGCCGATATGTATCTGGGATGCTTCAAAACATTTATTCATAGCCTTATCGATGTGATTGAGCGCATGGATGGATCGTATGAAGACAAAGTCCTGGCACGACGACACATCAAACTCTACGGCGATGCTTTGGAAGTCCTGTTTGTTCAAGACTGGACCACGACACTTCCCGATGTCACCGCGCGCAAGCTCGATGAAGCCAATCGCCTTCTCACCTTGGAAAAATGCCGATACGAGAACATTCTCAATGCCACTTCCGACCTTATTTTCGTCGTCGAGAACAATGGCATGGTGATGAATGTCAACGAAGCCGTCAAAGCCGTGATTGCCGAAGAACATGTGCAGGGTATGACCATCTGGACGGTTCTCGCCATGGAAGGGCAATCGATGAAGGATGTGCTCAAGTATTACCCCCTCGGGATATTCCATGAAATAAGCCCCTTCGACAACGATATCATCTATCGCATGCAAATCAATTCCATCGGGAGTGTTAGCATGGCCAGCAATGAATACATGATCATGCTGACCAACATTACAGCGCACGCCATTCAACGAGAAACTTTGGAACGAGTCGTATCGGAAAGAACGGAAGCGTTGCGTCGGGAAAAAGAACATCTTGAAGAGATGAACATTACCTTGCGGAACGTATTGCAAAGCATCGATAAAGAGCGTGAACAAATTCTGAATGAAATTTCGTCCAAGGTGAACAACCTGGTGCTGCCAGCGCTCGACCGCATTGTACACGAAGAAGACAGTGGTATTCGCAAAGGGTATATCACCGTTGCCAAAGACCAACTAAGGCGATTGGCTCCAGGCAGTGATGCTTCGGACCCAGGTCTCCTCAAACTCACTCATATGGAAACCCGCGTGTGTCAGTTCATTCAAGCGGGCCATCCCTCCAAAGATATTGCGACCAGCCTCAATATTTCCGTGGAAACCGTGCAAACGCACCGAAAGAATATCCGCCGCAAACTGAACCTACATGGGAAGGGCGTGAGCCTCTACGCACATTTGAAAACACTCGGCCTGTCATCCTGA
- a CDS encoding tyrosine-type recombinase/integrase yields the protein MYADELADLWYQDRKAAGCGGWLKDWAKILNKHILPQISNVPVDELKQASLVKFINRQYKNNSPTTCNRYLSYLKIMFNWGVKHEYLAKNPLGKWQKAKEFPKELVLNAEDLQRIHDAAVPHIKWAIEICMNLGVRTGLSELLTLEWKHVDWENKCVRVFATKTKTWRSVPVRPEFLEKLREMKANSNTNFLVEYNGKPIKSLRKGFRTACRRAGINDDIISYDIRHLFCSSMLSQRASPNAVSRLMGHASTKMTLDRYGHVMPGDEERAVELLPVIE from the coding sequence ATCTACGCCGATGAACTTGCGGATCTTTGGTATCAAGATCGTAAGGCCGCAGGGTGTGGAGGCTGGTTGAAAGATTGGGCCAAGATTCTCAATAAGCATATCCTGCCTCAGATCAGCAACGTACCGGTAGACGAATTGAAACAGGCGTCTCTCGTTAAGTTCATCAACCGCCAGTACAAAAATAATTCTCCAACCACTTGTAACCGATATCTCAGCTACTTGAAGATCATGTTCAACTGGGGTGTGAAGCACGAGTACCTTGCCAAAAATCCTCTCGGTAAATGGCAAAAGGCCAAAGAGTTTCCCAAGGAGTTGGTACTCAATGCGGAAGATCTTCAGAGAATCCATGACGCCGCCGTTCCTCACATCAAGTGGGCCATCGAAATCTGCATGAACCTCGGAGTAAGAACGGGTTTGAGCGAACTGTTGACCCTTGAATGGAAGCACGTGGACTGGGAGAACAAGTGTGTTCGGGTCTTCGCAACCAAAACCAAAACATGGCGCAGTGTTCCGGTCCGGCCTGAATTCCTGGAAAAGCTCCGTGAGATGAAGGCCAATTCGAATACCAACTTCCTTGTGGAATACAACGGGAAGCCAATCAAGAGTCTTCGTAAGGGATTCAGAACCGCTTGCCGTCGCGCCGGAATCAATGACGACATTATCAGCTACGACATTCGTCACCTGTTTTGCTCCAGCATGCTTTCACAGAGGGCATCTCCAAACGCAGTTTCCCGCCTCATGGGGCATGCCAGTACAAAAATGACCTTGGACCGCTACGGCCATGTTATGCCAGGTGATGAAGAACGTGCTGTCGAGTTGTTGCCGGTGATTGAGTAG
- a CDS encoding tetratricopeptide repeat protein, translating to MPEYIKMRIIKNLIDEIRCLSATDLELVGHKVVSMIESKRLIHHGINKDYKPVGHTVDSFSPDSTIVAEYSTEKTYFESSGPKKNPSYEKIEKDLTHALAHNKPNGPSSIYLISNQEEPPSFRDKFDSTPLAKSVKGKVVFFDAHELAKIIYEQSILNSSCASFYTQFLPNYLHDLNNYEYYGKIPSQCEHYVPSVNILKSLKTHYHNGHKICVLHGLSGAGKTQAAIEYVHHEETNFDNYIWIAGEDWKKDTPLSAVKRSRGGTPVNVAGIFNAGKTILVIDSIERKLELAMFNELADGFTKGGVVLATSQLSTPSKDFYLPIPSLSKSVAFEILGEDPDTASDVCKKFVSACLSSPLILATARNILSEQGIKGDVFYKEVLDEPEDVRGDDGGSIIRKIISKLNQREHKALSDIANSGLGTHDLDFLRNFIGINACSNLQRLSIVLPANTPGVVKVHDLVCLAMQDDVNASVLAEAIEKYVEEHEGEMEFGVLRQIHLAKKQIHEENLRRGERQPDWLTYALLQIEREEDQTIYKQIYTNEVTPDMGLASMVSIIDSKEIYSYSIENLEEQREYYQACAQKYGTCFAATKDEQVKAELLHHRGKALRRCGQYEEALKCFNQLFEIKPNWHATYGQIAHLGSLSRVTRAIKAEGEKALGELMERVLRDPLAVPLRVSLAAISRLRSYKNIADSIKENSAKVQILSDIIAMSALDGFDQFYESFVAFTSLFRYNHGKRCVDLAEALPEMLAMPPSLVDKRQWVNACDALANMAITADKEGKQSLSSEFIRASCAFADAISEKTVLTAFNARAVAKAYNQADKPKSALAAIEKVPDGGADHWLLYVKSKTLSTLEKHEEALQSAVKALNLAVEDLKGKEWISIYHERLSSCREALGDIPAALNECSLAIDNCNNDKYKETLKERLEMMKPSS from the coding sequence ATGCCTGAATATATCAAAATGCGGATTATCAAAAACCTAATAGATGAGATCCGATGCCTTAGTGCTACTGATTTGGAACTGGTTGGTCACAAAGTTGTTTCCATGATTGAATCTAAAAGGTTGATCCATCACGGTATAAATAAGGACTATAAACCTGTTGGCCACACGGTTGATAGTTTTTCTCCTGATTCTACCATTGTTGCTGAGTATAGCACTGAAAAAACGTATTTTGAATCCAGTGGGCCAAAGAAAAATCCATCATATGAAAAGATTGAGAAAGATCTTACTCATGCCTTGGCTCACAATAAGCCTAATGGGCCAAGTTCAATATATTTGATTAGTAACCAGGAAGAACCTCCCTCGTTCCGTGACAAGTTCGACTCAACTCCTCTTGCCAAATCAGTAAAAGGAAAGGTCGTATTCTTTGACGCACATGAATTGGCAAAGATAATTTATGAGCAGTCAATTCTAAACTCTTCCTGTGCCAGCTTTTATACTCAGTTTCTGCCAAACTACTTACATGATCTAAATAACTACGAATACTATGGTAAGATTCCAAGCCAATGTGAACACTATGTTCCTTCTGTGAACATTTTAAAATCACTAAAAACTCATTATCATAATGGTCATAAAATTTGTGTACTCCATGGTTTAAGCGGCGCAGGTAAAACCCAAGCAGCAATTGAATATGTTCATCATGAAGAAACAAATTTTGACAACTATATTTGGATAGCTGGTGAAGATTGGAAGAAAGACACTCCTTTAAGTGCTGTGAAGCGATCCCGGGGAGGCACACCTGTTAATGTTGCAGGTATCTTTAATGCTGGAAAAACGATCCTCGTAATTGATAGTATTGAACGAAAATTGGAGCTGGCAATGTTCAATGAACTAGCCGATGGTTTTACAAAAGGTGGGGTTGTTCTTGCGACATCACAGCTGTCAACTCCATCGAAAGATTTCTATTTGCCGATCCCTTCATTGTCTAAAAGTGTCGCGTTTGAAATTCTTGGAGAAGATCCAGATACAGCCTCTGATGTATGTAAAAAATTCGTTTCAGCTTGTCTTTCTTCACCACTCATTCTTGCCACAGCAAGGAACATATTGAGTGAACAAGGGATCAAAGGAGATGTTTTTTATAAAGAGGTCTTGGATGAACCGGAAGATGTACGTGGTGATGATGGTGGGTCTATCATACGAAAAATTATTTCAAAACTTAACCAGAGGGAACATAAAGCTCTTTCAGATATTGCCAATTCAGGGTTAGGAACTCACGATTTAGACTTTTTAAGAAATTTCATTGGAATCAATGCGTGTTCTAATCTCCAACGATTATCAATTGTGCTACCTGCGAACACTCCAGGAGTAGTGAAGGTCCATGATCTTGTGTGTTTGGCTATGCAGGATGACGTAAACGCATCAGTGTTAGCTGAGGCTATTGAAAAATATGTCGAGGAACATGAAGGGGAGATGGAGTTTGGGGTCCTTAGACAAATTCATCTTGCAAAAAAACAGATACATGAAGAGAATTTACGTCGCGGAGAACGGCAGCCGGATTGGTTGACATATGCCCTTTTGCAGATTGAACGGGAAGAAGATCAGACGATTTATAAACAGATTTATACTAATGAGGTTACACCAGATATGGGGCTAGCTTCGATGGTGAGCATAATCGATTCAAAAGAAATATATTCATACTCTATTGAGAACCTTGAAGAACAGCGAGAGTATTATCAGGCCTGTGCTCAAAAATATGGGACTTGTTTTGCTGCTACGAAAGACGAGCAAGTAAAAGCAGAGCTGTTACACCATCGAGGGAAAGCTCTTAGGCGGTGTGGTCAATATGAAGAAGCTCTTAAATGCTTCAATCAACTTTTTGAGATTAAGCCCAATTGGCATGCAACATATGGTCAGATAGCGCACCTTGGTTCTCTGTCTAGGGTTACCAGAGCAATTAAAGCAGAAGGAGAAAAGGCTTTGGGAGAGCTGATGGAGAGAGTTTTAAGAGACCCTCTAGCTGTACCGCTACGAGTATCTCTTGCAGCGATTTCAAGACTCAGATCATATAAGAATATCGCAGACTCTATTAAAGAAAATTCTGCAAAGGTTCAAATTCTGTCTGATATTATTGCCATGTCTGCGCTAGATGGATTTGATCAGTTTTATGAGTCTTTTGTGGCGTTTACGTCTCTCTTTAGGTATAATCATGGCAAGCGCTGTGTAGATCTTGCCGAAGCTCTTCCTGAAATGCTGGCTATGCCGCCAAGTCTAGTTGACAAAAGGCAATGGGTTAATGCCTGTGATGCATTAGCCAATATGGCTATTACTGCTGACAAGGAGGGTAAACAAAGCCTTTCAAGTGAGTTTATCCGAGCTAGTTGCGCTTTTGCAGATGCTATATCAGAAAAAACGGTTTTAACGGCATTTAATGCTCGGGCCGTAGCCAAGGCGTATAATCAGGCTGATAAACCAAAGAGTGCTCTTGCTGCAATTGAAAAAGTGCCAGATGGTGGAGCAGATCATTGGTTATTATATGTAAAGTCGAAAACTCTTTCAACTCTCGAAAAGCACGAAGAAGCTTTGCAAAGTGCAGTAAAAGCACTTAACTTGGCCGTTGAGGATCTAAAAGGCAAAGAGTGGATTTCAATTTATCATGAACGCCTAAGCTCATGTCGTGAGGCGTTGGGAGATATTCCTGCTGCATTGAATGAATGTTCATTGGCGATAGATAATTGTAATAATGATAAGTATAAAGAGACTCTTAAAGAGCGCTTAGAGATGATGAAGCCCTCGTCGTAA
- a CDS encoding biliverdin-producing heme oxygenase, with amino-acid sequence MTVHPPLSDQLRSALVPLHAQLQAVPYCMALVERRAPLSVYITHLRVWAMVFAVVESGLDRADNPLLADIWFDEMRRLPLLFTDIDYFRDVPPRLPLTPDPVRVMTLALNLVSNLRKDAMTQPVSLLGVLYVLEGVALGAKNIGLALTSGFGLTPQTGMAYFAALKDDGALRFENFKRRLDAAPLSSRDRELVVQAAMDFIGECIDIFSLLIEPESEGTGQAIRYLAVSLNPEAGNHPICQDEQEITAVMQASVRCLVDYPYLIYRFGTRGRRFLDSDGAWLVHLTNLETKEMLSQVLCFGQSLTSRGIPQLLLEHHLRMLHRELRRVLPENQERYEKLIFCADHMRRHRRELLSEDVIDALTSDFCNQTGLYGNFAAKEAAELIIAGVLDEAQGLENATDSLMPWLADPMRRPAPWIKTVRITMDRANRAIVAKKARHEHIA; translated from the coding sequence ATGACCGTTCATCCCCCATTGAGCGATCAGCTTCGAAGTGCGCTTGTACCCTTGCATGCACAGCTTCAGGCTGTTCCGTATTGTATGGCCCTTGTCGAGAGACGTGCCCCGTTATCGGTGTATATTACACATCTACGGGTCTGGGCTATGGTTTTTGCTGTGGTAGAGTCCGGATTAGATCGTGCCGACAACCCTTTGCTCGCCGATATTTGGTTTGATGAAATGCGGCGATTGCCGTTGCTTTTCACCGATATTGATTATTTCCGTGATGTACCTCCTCGTTTGCCCCTTACGCCTGATCCCGTGCGTGTCATGACTTTGGCTCTGAACCTGGTATCGAACTTGCGTAAAGATGCCATGACACAGCCCGTGTCACTCCTCGGGGTTTTGTACGTTTTGGAAGGGGTCGCGTTAGGTGCGAAAAACATTGGTCTCGCCTTAACGAGTGGTTTCGGTTTGACCCCACAAACGGGAATGGCCTACTTCGCCGCACTCAAGGACGACGGAGCCTTGCGTTTTGAAAATTTTAAACGACGTCTGGATGCGGCGCCTCTTTCTTCGCGGGATCGAGAGTTGGTTGTACAAGCCGCAATGGATTTTATTGGCGAATGTATTGATATTTTTTCTTTACTTATCGAACCGGAATCTGAAGGCACAGGCCAAGCAATTCGTTATCTTGCCGTTTCATTGAACCCCGAAGCCGGGAATCATCCTATTTGTCAGGACGAACAGGAAATTACTGCGGTTATGCAGGCAAGTGTACGCTGCCTTGTCGATTATCCATACCTTATTTATCGGTTTGGTACCCGCGGAAGACGATTTCTCGACAGCGATGGCGCGTGGCTGGTTCATCTGACAAATCTTGAGACGAAGGAAATGCTGTCTCAGGTGCTGTGCTTTGGACAATCTCTGACCAGTCGCGGTATTCCACAACTTCTTCTGGAACATCATTTGCGCATGCTCCATCGGGAGTTACGTCGCGTGCTTCCTGAAAATCAAGAACGATACGAAAAGCTCATCTTTTGTGCCGATCATATGAGACGTCATCGACGAGAGCTGCTTTCCGAGGACGTCATTGACGCGTTGACGAGTGATTTTTGCAATCAGACCGGGTTGTACGGCAACTTTGCTGCCAAAGAAGCAGCGGAACTGATTATTGCGGGTGTTCTCGATGAAGCGCAAGGTCTTGAGAACGCCACAGACAGCCTCATGCCATGGTTGGCTGATCCCATGCGACGACCGGCTCCGTGGATAAAAACCGTACGTATCACCATGGACCGGGCGAACCGGGCCATTGTCGCGAAAAAAGCCCGGCACGAACATATAGCATGA
- a CDS encoding nitroreductase family protein, producing the protein MLKFLVDHARCTQCGLCATDCPARIIELDDYPTIVNPDACIRCQHCLAICPTEAISILGNDPENELPINNAFPSPQQMATLIRGRRSTRQYLDESLPIDVIEDLLTTVHHAPTGVNAQQVLLTVVKNRQSVHTLREAVYTRLVQAIRDGENNDDMRMEVLGWAIKMWTKEGADVLFRGAPHVLIASAPQNCPTPLPDCFISLSYFELLAASAGLGSLWNGMLKWTLDELFPEFRDRLGIPRDHLVGYVMVFGKPAVKYMRTVSRTPGPIRIIDWKEGNGTGNS; encoded by the coding sequence ATGCTCAAATTTCTTGTTGATCATGCGCGCTGTACTCAGTGTGGGTTGTGTGCCACAGATTGCCCGGCCCGCATTATCGAACTGGACGATTACCCCACCATCGTCAATCCCGACGCGTGTATCCGATGTCAGCATTGTCTGGCTATTTGTCCAACAGAAGCGATTTCCATATTGGGAAACGATCCGGAGAATGAACTTCCCATCAACAATGCCTTTCCGAGCCCTCAACAAATGGCCACGCTGATTCGTGGAAGACGATCAACACGCCAATATCTCGATGAATCACTTCCCATCGACGTCATTGAAGATCTTCTCACCACAGTTCACCATGCCCCAACCGGAGTAAATGCACAGCAAGTGCTCTTGACGGTGGTAAAAAACCGCCAGTCAGTCCATACTCTGCGTGAAGCCGTGTATACCCGATTGGTGCAAGCCATCCGAGACGGCGAGAACAATGACGATATGCGTATGGAAGTCCTCGGCTGGGCGATCAAAATGTGGACCAAGGAAGGCGCAGACGTGTTGTTTCGTGGGGCTCCCCATGTGCTTATTGCGTCGGCCCCGCAAAATTGCCCCACGCCGCTGCCCGACTGTTTTATTTCCTTGTCGTATTTCGAGCTCCTTGCCGCCAGTGCTGGATTGGGATCACTGTGGAACGGCATGCTCAAATGGACATTGGATGAGCTGTTTCCCGAATTCCGGGATCGACTTGGAATTCCGCGTGATCATCTTGTCGGGTATGTCATGGTCTTTGGAAAACCCGCGGTGAAGTACATGCGGACCGTCAGTCGAACTCCCGGTCCAATTCGCATAATCGACTGGAAGGAAGGAAACGGCACAGGGAATTCGTAA
- a CDS encoding LysR substrate-binding domain-containing protein, with product MYITMELKQLRLFVLVAEEGGFRRAAERAHMAQPPLSRHIRLLEEEVGTALFSRTSTGAILTDAGRVFLPHAIDILAKAETARVDARRAGRGETGRLAIGFVGPAMDGALPDVIRAFRSTRPAIFLEMIESSTADQFQALEDRRIDVGFVRRTNQCPDGLKSELFMREHYVLAVPDGHRLAQHTVIKPADLVDEPFIFYPRSLFPELYDTILEQLTTPSGKPIICAETLSKRTTVALVAAGIGLSLVPKSTGAHPRRGVVFRTIDAELPYVEMDIITRNDAPRPLLTVFLQTAHQFRHI from the coding sequence ATGTATATCACAATGGAACTGAAACAATTACGCCTCTTTGTTCTTGTCGCGGAAGAAGGCGGATTTCGCCGCGCCGCTGAACGTGCGCATATGGCACAACCCCCACTAAGCCGGCATATTCGCCTCCTGGAAGAAGAAGTCGGAACGGCCTTATTTTCGCGTACATCCACCGGTGCGATACTAACGGATGCGGGACGGGTATTTTTACCCCATGCCATAGATATTCTGGCCAAGGCCGAAACGGCCCGTGTTGATGCTCGTCGCGCGGGACGAGGAGAGACGGGACGGCTTGCCATAGGATTTGTTGGCCCAGCTATGGACGGCGCTCTGCCTGATGTCATCCGTGCATTTCGCAGTACACGACCGGCTATTTTCCTTGAAATGATAGAATCTTCAACGGCGGATCAATTTCAAGCGTTGGAAGATCGTCGCATTGATGTTGGATTTGTGCGTCGGACAAACCAATGCCCAGACGGGCTCAAGAGCGAACTTTTTATGCGGGAACACTACGTGCTCGCTGTTCCTGACGGTCATCGCTTGGCGCAACATACGGTTATCAAACCCGCCGATTTAGTCGATGAACCATTTATTTTCTATCCGCGCAGTCTCTTTCCGGAACTGTACGACACGATACTGGAACAACTGACAACTCCGAGCGGTAAACCCATCATCTGCGCGGAAACCCTCTCCAAGCGAACGACCGTGGCACTCGTTGCTGCCGGCATCGGACTATCTCTTGTGCCGAAATCAACAGGCGCGCATCCTCGACGTGGTGTTGTATTTCGCACAATAGATGCAGAGCTTCCTTATGTTGAAATGGACATAATTACACGAAACGACGCTCCCAGGCCACTCCTCACTGTATTTTTACAAACGGCACATCAGTTTCGACATATATAA
- a CDS encoding aldo/keto reductase gives MRTTRLGHSDLIISALGLGCMGMSEFYGTSDDTVSRGVLDRAFELGINFYDTADMYGHGHNERLLAGFIADHRDQREKLVIATKFGIKREQPGSYAREIDNSTAYMRACCEASLSRLGIDVIDLYYVHRLASDRPIEDVTADLARLVEEGKIRYIGFSEITADQLRRAAKVHPVAAVQTEYSLVTRDVEHNGVLDACAEVGAAFVAYSPLGRGFLTASQTSPSDFEENDFRRMNPRFQADAMERNLRLLDVVKGMAAEKNVTPAQLTLSWVLNKNTNVVPIPGTRHVRYLESNVAASDIVLTAEDMERLETTFHYDAVVGQRYPEEGFKGLTRE, from the coding sequence ATGCGTACGACTCGACTCGGTCATTCCGATCTGATTATTTCCGCCCTCGGGCTTGGTTGTATGGGTATGTCTGAATTTTATGGAACGTCGGACGATACGGTTTCTCGTGGCGTCCTCGATAGGGCGTTTGAACTTGGGATCAACTTCTATGACACAGCCGATATGTACGGCCACGGACATAACGAACGGTTGTTAGCCGGATTCATTGCTGATCATAGAGATCAGCGAGAGAAGCTTGTCATCGCCACAAAGTTCGGCATCAAGCGGGAACAACCTGGGAGTTATGCGCGAGAGATCGATAATTCCACGGCGTATATGCGAGCCTGTTGTGAAGCATCGCTGTCACGCTTGGGCATCGACGTTATCGATTTATATTATGTGCACCGACTTGCCTCGGACAGACCGATTGAAGATGTAACTGCCGATCTCGCTCGGCTCGTGGAAGAAGGGAAAATTCGGTATATTGGATTCAGCGAAATTACGGCGGATCAGTTGCGCCGGGCTGCCAAGGTGCATCCTGTAGCGGCCGTTCAGACCGAATATTCGTTGGTGACACGAGATGTCGAACACAACGGCGTGCTTGATGCGTGTGCCGAGGTCGGTGCGGCGTTTGTGGCATATAGTCCTTTAGGACGTGGTTTTCTGACCGCATCGCAGACTTCGCCCAGTGATTTTGAGGAAAACGATTTTCGGCGCATGAATCCGCGGTTCCAGGCCGATGCTATGGAACGAAACCTGCGCTTGCTCGATGTTGTCAAAGGCATGGCTGCAGAAAAAAATGTGACGCCTGCACAACTCACCTTGTCATGGGTGTTGAACAAGAACACAAATGTTGTCCCCATTCCCGGAACACGGCATGTGCGCTATCTTGAGAGCAATGTTGCGGCCTCGGATATTGTCCTGACAGCTGAAGATATGGAACGATTGGAAACAACATTCCATTATGATGCGGTAGTCGGACAACGATATCCTGAAGAAGGCTTTAAAGGCCTGACCAGAGAATAA
- a CDS encoding AraC family transcriptional regulator, whose amino-acid sequence MKPFPPSGDNAFWRDPDLPGLEVRISRFKAITFPKHTHDSYNIGFVESGDSRVFLRGKHGAVDQSDVVFIHPGEVHACNPQGNTAWAYRMFSFSCDLVKTCMADIGLPDVSEPGFAVAACPDTLLRHHLAVLYNAMQSSGDILHKHSTLLAVISRLATTHAGCRPSTEHAGSSVLCRVRDILHDAPTTKLRLVDLAEAADAPELSRYALLRSFSRAFGLSPHAYQLQLRLHRAKLLLRQGVPIVQVALDTGFVDQSHFTTTFRATTGATPGQYQRGR is encoded by the coding sequence ATGAAGCCGTTTCCTCCATCCGGTGACAATGCATTTTGGCGAGACCCCGACCTTCCTGGTTTGGAAGTGCGGATTTCCCGCTTCAAGGCTATTACATTTCCCAAACACACGCACGACAGTTATAATATCGGCTTTGTCGAATCCGGGGACAGCCGCGTCTTTCTCCGAGGGAAACATGGGGCTGTTGACCAGAGTGACGTGGTGTTCATCCATCCAGGCGAAGTGCATGCGTGCAACCCTCAAGGAAATACAGCTTGGGCGTATCGCATGTTTTCTTTCTCCTGTGACCTTGTCAAAACATGTATGGCCGATATCGGACTTCCTGACGTCAGCGAACCCGGATTTGCCGTTGCGGCATGTCCGGATACTCTCCTTCGCCATCATCTCGCCGTGTTGTATAATGCCATGCAATCATCTGGCGACATTTTGCACAAACACTCCACCCTGCTTGCGGTCATCTCCCGACTGGCAACAACGCATGCCGGGTGTCGCCCCAGTACGGAACACGCCGGCTCGTCTGTCCTGTGTCGCGTTCGCGATATTTTGCATGACGCACCAACAACAAAACTCCGGCTTGTCGATCTGGCCGAAGCCGCCGACGCACCGGAGTTGAGCCGATACGCATTATTGCGTTCATTCAGTCGTGCATTCGGACTCTCGCCGCATGCCTACCAATTGCAATTACGTTTGCACCGCGCCAAACTATTACTCCGACAAGGTGTTCCTATCGTCCAAGTGGCGTTGGACACTGGTTTTGTCGACCAAAGCCATTTTACCACCACATTTCGCGCAACCACCGGTGCCACTCCCGGCCAATATCAACGTGGCCGGTAA